A region of Streptomyces deccanensis DNA encodes the following proteins:
- a CDS encoding class I SAM-dependent methyltransferase, which translates to MTLLRDEDLAAAFDHASRSYDTLVSANPGYHGHLRRSARRLGLPRRGAGLRVLDLGCGTGASTAALANVLPEAEITAVDASAGMLERAARKPWRAGVTFVHASAEGLAEAGVEGPFDAVFAAYLFRNVTDPGRVLSTVRDVLAPGGRLAVHEYTLSGRPLHRAVWTGVCRGLVLPVATALGDGDLYRHLWRSVVEFDTADDFAARVRSQGFEAVRVLPLPGWQTGVTHTIVGRRPAAAGDGR; encoded by the coding sequence ATGACGCTGCTCCGCGACGAGGACCTGGCCGCCGCGTTCGACCACGCCTCGCGCAGCTACGACACACTGGTGTCCGCCAATCCCGGCTACCACGGACACCTGCGCCGCTCGGCGCGCCGCCTCGGGCTGCCCCGGCGGGGGGCCGGGCTGCGGGTCCTCGACCTCGGCTGCGGGACCGGCGCGTCGACCGCCGCGCTCGCCAACGTGCTCCCCGAGGCCGAGATCACGGCGGTGGACGCCTCGGCGGGCATGCTGGAGCGTGCGGCCCGCAAACCCTGGCGCGCGGGGGTGACCTTCGTGCACGCGTCCGCCGAAGGGCTGGCGGAGGCCGGTGTGGAAGGGCCGTTCGACGCCGTGTTCGCCGCGTATCTCTTCCGGAACGTCACCGATCCCGGCCGCGTCCTGTCGACCGTGCGCGACGTCCTGGCCCCTGGGGGGCGCCTCGCGGTGCACGAGTACACCCTCAGCGGCCGGCCCCTGCACCGCGCCGTGTGGACGGGGGTGTGCCGGGGCCTGGTCCTGCCCGTCGCCACCGCCCTCGGCGACGGCGACCTCTACCGTCATCTGTGGCGCAGCGTGGTGGAGTTCGACACCGCCGACGACTTCGCCGCGCGGGTCCGCTCCCAGGGCTTCGAAGCCGTGCGGGTGCTGCCCCTGCCCGGCTGGCAGACCGGCGTCACGCACACGATCGTCGGCCGCCGCCCGGCCGCCGCGGGGGACGGCCGATGA
- a CDS encoding lycopene cyclase family protein, whose protein sequence is MLEADVAIVGAGAAGLSLAHRLSRRAPGAPRLSVILLDAPPGPLRPPSRTWCFWEKGPGPYDAALSAVWGRLRVRTPAGRELERDIAPLTYKMLRSDDFEALVARELADGDEVRRLEAAVETVDDVAGGAVVRARSGEGSPLTVRARWVFDSRPLGSLPAARTTLLQHFHGWFVRTGKPVFDSGTVEFMDFRVPQPTGGLAFGYVLPTAGDRALVEYTEFSGAVLPRDTYDTALRRYSEEVLGLRGFEVVGTESGVIPMTDARFARRSGPSVFRIGMAGGATRPSTGYTFSAIQRQTRAIAAALRAGRTPVPPPAHPARSRAMDAVLLRALDSGRVDGAAFFTRLFARVPAERLLRFLDGGTRLHEDLALGLRTPVLPMLRSALELSWLPRGPAEEPFSGGPFPGRDPGRP, encoded by the coding sequence GTGCTGGAAGCCGACGTGGCCATCGTGGGCGCGGGAGCGGCCGGCCTGTCCCTCGCCCACCGGCTGTCACGACGCGCCCCCGGCGCCCCCCGCCTGTCGGTGATCCTGCTGGACGCGCCCCCCGGCCCACTGCGTCCCCCGAGCCGCACCTGGTGCTTCTGGGAGAAGGGACCCGGCCCGTACGACGCGGCCCTCAGCGCCGTCTGGGGGCGGTTGCGCGTGCGCACCCCGGCGGGCCGGGAGCTCGAGCGGGACATCGCGCCCCTGACCTACAAGATGCTCCGCTCGGACGACTTCGAGGCCCTCGTCGCGCGCGAACTGGCTGACGGCGACGAGGTCCGTCGTCTGGAGGCGGCCGTCGAGACGGTGGACGACGTCGCCGGAGGGGCCGTGGTCCGCGCCCGTTCCGGGGAGGGGTCGCCCCTGACCGTCCGCGCCCGCTGGGTCTTCGACTCCCGGCCCCTCGGGAGCCTGCCCGCCGCCCGTACCACCCTGTTGCAGCACTTCCACGGCTGGTTCGTCCGCACCGGGAAACCGGTGTTCGACAGCGGCACGGTGGAGTTCATGGACTTCCGGGTACCGCAGCCGACCGGCGGTCTCGCCTTCGGCTACGTCCTGCCCACCGCCGGGGACCGGGCGCTGGTGGAGTACACCGAGTTCTCCGGTGCGGTCCTGCCGCGCGACACCTACGACACCGCGCTGCGCCGCTACAGCGAGGAGGTGCTGGGGCTGCGCGGCTTCGAGGTCGTCGGTACGGAGAGCGGGGTGATCCCCATGACCGACGCGCGCTTCGCCCGCAGGTCGGGGCCTTCGGTGTTCCGTATCGGCATGGCCGGGGGCGCCACACGGCCGTCCACGGGCTATACGTTCTCCGCGATCCAGCGGCAGACACGGGCGATCGCCGCCGCACTGCGCGCGGGCCGCACCCCGGTGCCTCCCCCCGCCCACCCGGCCCGCTCGCGCGCGATGGACGCGGTGCTGCTGAGGGCCCTGGACAGCGGCCGGGTCGACGGCGCCGCCTTCTTCACCCGGCTGTTCGCACGGGTTCCGGCGGAGCGGTTGCTGCGGTTCCTGGACGGGGGGACCCGCCTCCACGAGGACCTCGCCCTCGGCCTTCGCACGCCCGTGCTGCCGATGCTCCGCTCCGCGCTGGAGCTGTCCTGGCTGCCCCGCGGGCCCGCCGAAGAGCCCTTCTCCGGCGGACCGTTCCCGGGCCGCGACCCCGGCCGTCCCTGA
- a CDS encoding RNA polymerase sigma factor produces MTAQQATRHRHDHVPPGTPTEDFPACDDLAAGFVAGDEGSLTAAYHRWGPLVLTLARRSLGDAREAEDVRQSVFLAAWRGRAGYAPERGPLGAWLVGITRRKIADALTARTRRAQLVAAAGARMTEAPVHPDALPDAVLDRVLIGREFTRIPAPQRLVLTLAFYDDLTQTQIAEVTGWPLGTVKSHARRGLLRLGHRLREEGIREHPA; encoded by the coding sequence ATGACTGCACAGCAGGCCACCAGGCACCGTCACGACCACGTCCCGCCCGGGACTCCGACGGAGGACTTCCCGGCGTGCGATGACCTGGCCGCCGGTTTCGTCGCCGGGGACGAGGGCAGCCTGACCGCCGCCTACCACCGCTGGGGCCCGCTCGTGCTCACCCTGGCCCGGCGCTCCCTCGGCGACGCCCGGGAGGCGGAGGACGTCAGGCAGTCGGTGTTCCTCGCCGCGTGGCGCGGTCGCGCCGGATACGCCCCCGAGCGCGGCCCGCTCGGTGCCTGGCTCGTCGGCATCACCCGACGCAAGATCGCCGACGCCCTGACGGCACGGACGCGGCGGGCCCAGCTCGTGGCGGCGGCCGGAGCGCGCATGACCGAGGCACCCGTGCACCCCGACGCGCTGCCCGACGCCGTACTGGACCGGGTCCTGATCGGCCGCGAGTTCACCCGGATCCCGGCCCCGCAGCGCCTGGTGCTCACCCTCGCCTTCTACGACGACCTGACGCAGACACAGATCGCCGAGGTCACCGGCTGGCCGTTGGGAACCGTCAAGAGCCACGCGCGGCGCGGACTGCTACGCCTGGGCCATCGTCTGCGAGAGGAAGGCATCCGGGAGCACCCCGCGTGA